Proteins encoded by one window of Cannabis sativa cultivar Pink pepper isolate KNU-18-1 chromosome 4, ASM2916894v1, whole genome shotgun sequence:
- the LOC115714043 gene encoding bZIP transcription factor 2 → MAGSSSTATGSSSGYSDQEAGRVDVKVVDQRKRKRMLSNRESARRSRMRKQQHMDELVSQVGELKKDNSQIINSLNITNQMYLNLEAENSVLRAQMGELTHRLQSLNEIIDCINSSTTTTTETTTSPYPFDHHHHHHNNQIFDDQDSQMMMMMMINPWNSLPLNQPIMAASADHQMYMY, encoded by the coding sequence atggcgGGTTCATCGAGTACTGCAACCGGGTCTTCATCGGGTTATTCGGATCAGGAAGCGGGTCGGGTGGATGTGAAAGTAGTGGATCAGAGAAAGAGGAAGAGAATGCTGTCCAATAGAGAATCGGCACGTAGGTCAAGGATGCGTAAACAGCAACACATGGATGAGTTAGTGTCACAGGTGGGTGAGCTAAAGAAAGACAACAGTCAAATCATAAACAGCCTTAACATCACCAACCAGATGTACCTAAATCTTGAGGCAGAGAACTCTGTTCTCAGAGCTCAAATGGGTGAACTCACTCACAGATTACAGTCACTCAACGAAATAATCGACTGTATAaactcatcaacaacaacaacaactgaAACTACTACATCACCATACCCttttgatcatcatcatcatcatcataataaTCAGATATTTGATGATCAAGATTctcagatgatgatgatgatgatgatcaacCCTTGGAACTCTCTTCCTCTTAATCAACCAATCATGGCAGCCTCAGCAGATCATCAGATGTATATGTATTGA
- the LOC115712819 gene encoding mitogen-activated protein kinase 7, producing MATLVDPPNGVRQQGKHYYSMWQTLFEIDTKYVPIKPIGRGAYGVVCSSINRETNEKVAIKKINNVFENRVDALRTLRELKLLRHIRHENVIALKDVMMPIHRATFKDVYLVYELMDTDLHQIIKSSQPLSSDHCKYFLFQLLRGLKYLHSANILHRDLKPGNLLVNANCDLKICDFGLARTSRGNGQFMTEYVVTRWYRAPELLLCCDNYGTSIDVWSVGCIFAEILGRKPIFPGTECLNQLKLIINVLGSQRETDIEFIDNPKARKFIKSLPYSRGTHFSRLYPHADPLAIDLLERMLVFDPTKRITVTEALQHPYMSGLYDSRRNPPAQVPISLDIDENLMEPMIREMMWSEMLHYHPEAASVNSINI from the exons ATGGCAACTTTGGTTGATCCCCCTAATGGAGTTAGGCAACAAGGAAAGCATTACTACTCAATGTGGCAAACTTTGTTTGAGATTGACACCAAGTATGTTCCTATCAAACCAATAGGGAGAGGTGCCTATGGCGTGGTGTGCTCGTCGATCAATAGGGAAACGAACGAGAAAGTTGCAATTAAGAAGATCAACAACGTGTTTGAGAACCGCGTAGATGCCCTGAGGACTCTGAGGGAGTTGAAGCTTCTTAGGCATATTCGACATGAGAATGTGATTGCTTTAAAGGATGTTATGATGCCTATTCATAGAGCAACTTTCAAAGATGTTTATCTGGTTTATGAGCTCATGGATACTGACCTCCATCAAATTATTAAGTCCTCACAACCGCTTTCTAGTGATCACTGCAAATACTTTTTATTTCAG TTGCTTCGTGGGCTCAAGTATCTTCACTCTGCAAACATTCTTCACCGAGACTTGAAGCCCGGGAACCTCCTTGTCAATGCTAATTGTGACCTAAAGATATGCGATTTTGGTCTAGCGAGAACCAGTAGAGGAAATGGGCAATTCATGACAGAATATGTTGTGACTCGCTGGTATCGTGCACCCGAGCTACTTCTCTGTTGTGACAACTATGGAACATCCATTGATGTCTGGTCTGTAGGATGCATATTTGCTGAAATCCTTGGTAGAAAACCAATCTTTCCCGGAACTGAATGCCTCAACCAGCTTAAACTAATCATCAATGTTCTTGGCAGCCAGCGTGAAACAGATATCGAGTTTATTGATAATCCAAAGGCCAGAAAGTTCATAAAATCCCTGCCTTATTCTAGGGGGACACATTTTTCCAGGCTATATCCCCATGCTGATCCATTAGCAATAGATTTGCTAGAGAGAATGCTTGTGTTTGATCCAACAAAGAGGATCACTGTTACAGAAGCACTTCAACACCCTTACATGTCAGGACTATACGATTCGAGACGAAACCCTCCTGCCCAGGTACCAATCAGCCTTGATATAGATGAGAATTTGATGGAACCAATGATAAGGGAAATGATGTGGAGTGAAATGCTTCATTACCATCCTGAAGCTGCTTCTGTCAATAGTATCAATATATGA